DNA sequence from the Hoylesella buccalis ATCC 35310 genome:
CAACCGAAGTCCGGGGACGCCATACGATTTTGAAATACTTTTCATGACCAACAGGTTGGGATAGGCTTCCAATGTCTCATCACAGAGAAGTGAGTTGTGTAGAAAGTCATCACTAAAGTCAACAAACGACTCGTCAACCACTAACTGTATATTTCGCTCCTTGCACCATGCTGCCAGTCTCACAACGTCGGCTTTGGGTATGAAGTTACCCGAGGGATTGTCTGGATTGATGAGCAACAGCATGTCTATGGACTTGTCTTTGTAGAAATTCATCAAGTCTTTGGCGGTATATCGCAGCGTGTCCAAGGACGGAACAAACGATACTATCTGCTCTTTTCGCAGTCGATGCGGATATTCCTCGAACGTGGGGAACACCATGCCCACATACCCTTTAACGTTTTCCATGAGGCTTTTGATGAGTTCTGCTGCACCGTTGCCCACCACCATGTATTCTTGTTTGATGCCAAAACACTTGCCTGCCAACAGCGAGTTAACGTACATGCCCGAAGGATATTCGGTCAACAGGGTGTCAAAGTTGGCTTTCATTTCGGCTTTCATCTGCTCACAAGGAAAGTAGGGGTTTACCAAATAGCAGTAGTCCAGCATCTTTGGAAAACGCCAATGCCCACCATAGCGATAGTTATACCGCTTGAGCATCTCATCGTCTTTAGCGAAAATGGTTTCTGCAATGTCCAAATCTTGCACATCGTCTATCTCGTACCACTTCTCATTACCAATGTCAAGTGCTTTGAGGTTGGTTTTATCTAACAACGTGATGACGCGCAACACCTGTTCGTAATATTCGTTATTTCCCAAAGCTTTACAATAAGCATCGAGAAAAGGAACGTACTGTGTTTGCGAAAACGCTTTGCTAAACTTGTAAATGTTCACCGTTTTATAATACGAGTCAACCTCCTGATAGTTGAAAGCCTTTTTGGGAACAAAGTTTACGATGTTGCCATCACCGTCAATGCGCACCATGGTACCGTC
Encoded proteins:
- a CDS encoding aminotransferase class I/II-fold pyridoxal phosphate-dependent enzyme, giving the protein MQAIILAAGMGRRLGSYTKENTKCMVPVNGVRLIDRVLTQLSALHLKRVLIVVGYKGKELIHHIGERYADALKIEYVENPIYDRTNNIYSLSLVKEQMQEDDTLLIESDLIFSDRLFSMILADERPNIALVAKYETWMDGTMVRIDGDGNIVNFVPKKAFNYQEVDSYYKTVNIYKFSKAFSQTQYVPFLDAYCKALGNNEYYEQVLRVITLLDKTNLKALDIGNEKWYEIDDVQDLDIAETIFAKDDEMLKRYNYRYGGHWRFPKMLDYCYLVNPYFPCEQMKAEMKANFDTLLTEYPSGMYVNSLLAGKCFGIKQEYMVVGNGAAELIKSLMENVKGYVGMVFPTFEEYPHRLRKEQIVSFVPSLDTLRYTAKDLMNFYKDKSIDMLLLINPDNPSGNFIPKADVVRLAAWCKERNIQLVVDESFVDFSDDFLHNSLLCDETLEAYPNLLVMKSISKSYGVPGLRLGILATSQRETIARIKQDVSIWNINSFAEFFMQIYNKYQAQYEKACQQFIDERNRFALRLKEIHFLRVLPTQGNYFCCEVKPPYTAAELTKQLLARFDIMIKDCNSKTSLKGLNYIRISIRNQADNDQLITALLNLQNETI